One part of the Lytechinus pictus isolate F3 Inbred chromosome 3, Lp3.0, whole genome shotgun sequence genome encodes these proteins:
- the LOC129257413 gene encoding arylsulfatase A-like encodes MRSGIYPGVFNVKMSGGLPLNEVTIAEMLKPEGYRSAAIGKWHLGLGNNSMYLPPSHGFDISLGLPASPAQCRCSICFYPNVTCHSAPCAATEYTPCALFNGTKIVEQPVDLLTLDEKYVAEGRHFIGENVKSETPFFLYYASHHTHKPQYAGKETSGTSLRGRFGDSLAALDWEVGQIYQELEENGILDDTFFFFSADNGPALYLKTFGGNAGLMKCGKGTTYEGGMRVPAIIHWPGRITPGRSFEFSSTLDILPTIASITKAKLPAVTLDGYDMSSFLFDGMHSIRESFFYYPPTVSTKYKSYAVRYRQYKVVFYTEGSYLSNNKNKDVDCRESAKLTYHDPPMLFDLEQDPSENYNLSIKLSPEKDIVQKVTEMRTDFDARMVFAESQMRRPKDDNLMPCCNRGCIPFPTCCHCTGNTPREGRWATLYPV; translated from the exons ATGCGTTCTGGAATTTACCCGGGTGTCTTCAATGTTAAAATGTCTGGAGGTCTTCCACTCAATGAGGTTACTATAGCCGAAATGTTAAAACCGGAAGGGTACAGATCAGCAGCAATAGGAAAGTGGCATCTCGGACTCGGAAACAACTCGATGTATCTTCCACCTAGTCATGGATTCGATATCTCATTGG GATTGCCAGCTTCTCCTGCTCAGTGCCGTTGCTCTATTTGCTTTTATCCGAATGTAACCTGTCATTCGGCGCCTTGTGCCGCCACTGAATATACACCTTGTGCACTATTCAATGGTACTAAAATAGTTGAACAACCAGTTGATCTGCTGACATTGGATGAAAAATATGTGGCGGAGGGTAGGCATTTCATCGGAGAGAATGTCAAGTCTGAGACACCCTTTTTCCTGTACTATGCTTCACATCATACACATAAACCTCAGTATGCTGGAAAGGAAACATCAGGTACATCATTAAGGGGACGATTTGGAGACTCACTAGCTGCTTTGGATTGGGAGGTTGGGCAGATCTACCAAGAACTGGAGGAAAACGGCATCTTGGATGATacgttcttcttcttttctgcTGACAATGG ACCAGctctttatttaaaaacattCGGAGGAAACGCAGGACTAATGAAGTGTGGAAAGGGAACAACGTATGAGGGTGGCATGAGGGTACCAGCCATCATACATTGGCCAGGACGAATCACACCGGGTAGATCGTTTGAATTCTCCAGCACCCTTGATATACTTCCAACTATCGCCTCCATAACCAAAGCTAAGCTACCAGCTGTTACTCTGGATGGTTATGATATGTCATCATTTCTGTTTGATGGCATGCAC AGTATTAGAGAATCTTTTTTCTATTATCCCCCGACTGTGAGCACTAAATACAAATCATATGCAGTAAGGTACAGGCAGTACAAAGTCGTATTTTATACCGAAGGATCTTATCTCTCCAATAATAAGAACAAGGATGTTGACTGTCGAG AATCTGCCAAACTTACCTATCACGATCCCCCCATGCTGTTTGATCTTGAGCAAGACCCATCGGAGAATTACAACCTGTCGATCAAACTTTCTCCTGAAAAAGACATCGTCCAAAAGGTTACAGAGATGAGAACAGACTTTGATGCTAGAATGGTATTTGCAGAGTCTCAAATGCGGAGGCCAAAGGATGATAATCTGATGCCGTGTTGCAATCGAGGGTGTATCCCTTTCCCAACATGCTGTCACTGTACTGGTAACACTCCTCGTGAAGGACGATGGGCGACACTTTATCCAGTTTGA
- the LOC129255682 gene encoding fibropellin-1-like, with protein MDCNIIKLLLTTLLVQTMLQREVGGVVKVLMKLKRYQNPGHHELDDDCCDPQPWLLWDPCNDCDNEFYLCFDTISSDLDFHTCHYGSFQTERLFVDDDDFYFPPALQTPHNTFIPNPFLINITNWQNGFRTKIRVEDYDPLNSPDLIDEIGYNFMGSEYTPSPSLQSISEWKEVVLDHGNGHSIITVQLKIYCEEHYYNTAEGCSVYCLGRDDALGHYDCHDVTGSKVCHPGYTGDNCNQEINECGSNPCKNDGVCRDLKDAYDCLCQDGSSGTNCETDVDECASAPCQNGATCTALGTTLNYYQCTCLTGYGGINCETEIDECASNPCENGATCNNRIGFYECECLAGTTGSRCEIDINECLSQPCQNGGTCTTSPARFNAYSCQCQEGFLGLDCDTIMDECISNPCQNGGNCTDLLNGFICQCLPGSDGNTCEEDIDECLSFPCQHSGTCVTQAGVLNSYECTCPNGFEGSNCEVEINECASNPCIRGTCIDLAASFRCECPRGSTGLRCELDINECESDPCENGGLCVNPTEELNTYQCNCIEGFIGKNCQNNQDDCEMLPCQNGGTCTDLVNSYSCECPAGTSGADCDIDVDECNSHPCLNGGTCSTSPNQLNYYQCICPVGFIGPNCEGHVCDNNPCALGSTCESLGGQSSCLCQPGYQGETCHHDINECESNPCKNGATCRNEVNSFACVCANDFSGNDCSVDTNLCRSYPCLNSGTCINLDNAFSCQCIDGYTGQECETNANECESSPCRNGGSCKDLVDGYTCTCNVGYHGTDCEILTDNCASHPCHNGGTCANGLGTYACKCPTGFRGTNCEIQIDECASSPCRNGATCSDVIAGYLCHCTTGFSGRHCEINDDNCVFNHCHYPSTCVDGTNEYTCSCAEGYMGTYCETNVDDCENNDCKNGATCIDQINSYICSCALGYEGGECEININECFSNPCQNSAECKDMVYGYNCACLPGFTGINCETDIDECKSNPCKHGGTCFDRTDGFICSCSQGFKGPLCNLGPNDCTYNNCVNNATCFEDFPNYRCQCPSGYNGILCHTDVDECTQFENVCLPGSECINTIGGYQCEEVPTEEVPPSGICQNQMCRNGGTCSLYGNTYVCDCLEDFRGDLCEVPTTFDCAFSLCQNGGTCVKTIESDGRQTSKCDCEQNYIGDTCQTNLLGTFYSIELEDHIQNFDGLTNRLSNLLGIALNRSNAIITVILYNSTYHTAYTGQNYTSIGFYAFIEDDIVADVNISRGLSAMSIESQDAIIHPFKIFVLRNKEERGGPAVGMQSWIIGLIVVLVIIVLVLVILWAAYVRRVRIRRKMAVPDSVAGSEGYTRSVSVTDSMVAAMGAEADQHRLVRPSITDQHVFDNPVYEEVWESAGGACGYSGKETEDSVVLPFPRRAVSNVYHGVNDGTVRHQE; from the exons ATGGATTGCAACATAATTAAATTGCTGCTGACAACGTTATTAGTGCAAACTATGCTTCAGCGAGAG GTGGGAGGAGTAGTGAAAGTTTTGATGAAACTAAAACGATATCAGAATCCTGGACACCACGAACTCGACGATGACTGTTGTGACCCTCAACCATGGCTATTATGGGACCCTTGCAACGACTGCGACAACGAATTTTATCTCTGTTTCGACACAATATCAAG TGATCTAGATTTCCACACTTGTCACTATGGAAGTTTCCAGACAGAACGACTGTTTGTCGATGACGATGATTTCTACTTTCCTCCAGCTCTGCAAACGCCACATAATACGTTTATACCTAATCCGTTCCTGATCAATATTACAAACTGGCAG AATGGATTTCGAACTAAAATCAGAGTGGAGGACTACGACCCCCTTAACAGTCCAGACCTCATCGATGAAATCGGTTATAATTTCATGGGTTCTGAGTACACACCGTCTCCTAGTCTTCAAAGCATATCAGAATGGAAGGAAGTGGTGCTTGATCATGGAAATGGTCATTCAAT AATAACAGTGCAACTCAAAATATATTGCGAAGAACACTACTATAACACAGCCGAAGGTTGTAGCGTCTATTGTTTGGGACGTGATGATGCTCTGGGGCATTACGACTGTCATGACGTCACAGGTTCAAAGGTTTGCCATCCAGGCTATACAGGTGATAACTGTAATCAG GAAATCAACGAATGTGGTTCTAATCCATGTAAGAACGATGGTGTCTGCCGAGATCTAAAGGACGCGTATGATTGTCTTTGTCAAGACGGTTCATCAG GCACAAACTGTGAGACCGATGTGGATGAATGTGCGAGCGCCCCCTGTCAAAATGGAGCAACTTGTACTGCACTTGGCACAACACTAAACTACTACCAATGCACATGTTTGACGGGCTATGGTGGTATCAACTGTGAAACAGAGATTGATGAATGTGCCTCCAACCCATGTGAAAACGGTGCAACGTGTAACAACCGAATTGGTTTCTATGAGTGTGAATGCTTGGCAGGAACCACGG GATCTCGCTGCGAAATTGATATCAACGAATGTCTGAGTCAGCCGTGCCAAAATGGCGGCACGTGCACTACCTCGCCTGCTCGGTTCAATGCCTATAGCTGCCAATGTCAAGAAGGTTTTCTGGGACTGGACTGCGACACCATCATGGACGAGTGCATCTCTAATCCATGCCAAAATGGCGGAAACTGTACAGATTTGCTGAATGGCTTTATATGTCAGTGCCTACCTGGAAGCGATG GTAACACTTGTGAAGAGGACATTGATGAATGTCTCAGCTTCCCTTGTCAACATTCTGGAACCTGCGTGACCCAGGCAGGAGTCTTGAATTCCTATGAATGCACCTGTCCGAATGGTTTCGAAGGTAGTAATTGCGAAGTGGAGATAAACGAATGTGCATCAAATCCGTGTATAAGAGGTACTTGCATAGACTTGGCAGCCTCCTTTCGATGCGAGTGCCCTCGGGGAAGCACCG GTCTTCGTTGTGAACTTGATATAAATGAGTGTGAAAGCGACCCATGCGAAAATGGAGGATTGTGCGTTAATCCAACTGAAGAACTAAATACCTACCAATGCAACTGTATAGAAGGGTTTATCGGCAAGAACTGTCAAAACAACCAAGATGATTGTGAAATGCTACCCTGTCAAAACGGAGGAACATGTACTGATCTCGTCAATTCATATAGTTGCGAATGCCCTGCTGGAACTAGCG gcgcAGATTGTGACATTGATGTCGACGAGTGCAATTCCCATCCATGTTTAAATGGTGGCACCTGCTCAACATCACCAAACCAACTAAACTATTATCAGTGCATCTGTCCCGTTGGTTTTATTGGTCCAAACTGCGAGGGGCATGTATGTGACAACAATCCCTGTGCTCTTGGTTCAACCTGCGAGTCTTTAGGAGGGCAGTCGTCATGCTTATGTCAACCGGGATACCAAGGTGAAACGTGCCATCATGATATCAATGAATGTGAAAGTAACCCTTGCAAAAATGGCGCAACATGTAGGAATGAAGTGAACTCATTTGCTTGTGTCTGTGCCAATGATTTCAGCGGTAATGACTGCTCAGTTGATACAAACCTTTGTCGCTCTTACCCATGTTTGAACTCAGGTACCTGTATTAATCTAGACAATGCTTTCTCCTGTCAGTGTATTGATGGATACACTGGACAAGAATGTGAAACTAATGCCAATGAGTGTGAAAGTAGCCCTTGTAGAAATGGTGGTTCATGCAAAGATTTAGTTGACGGGTACACGTGTACATGTAACGTAGGATACCATGGAACAGACTGTGAAATATTGACGGATAATTGTGCCAGCCACCCCTGCCACAATGGCGGGACCTGTGCGAATGGGCTTGGAACGTATGCTTGCAAATGCCCGACTGGTTTCAGAGGTACAAATTGCGAAATTCAGATTGACGAATGTGCCAGCTCTCCGTGCAGGAATGGCGCTACTTGCAGCGACGTGATCGCTGGATACCTCTGTCACTGCACCACTGGTTTTTCTGGAAGACATTGCGAGATCAACGATGATAATTGTGTTTTTAACCATTGCCATTACCCGTCTACTTGTGTGGATGGTACCAACGAATATACTTGCTCTTGCGCAGAAGGTTACATGGGGACGTATTGCGAAACAAACGTAGATGATTGTGAAAATAACGATTGTAAAAATGGTGCGACGTGTATCGACCAAATTAATAGTTACATCTGTTCCTGTGCACTTGGATACGAGGGTGGTGAATGTGagattaatattaatgaatgcTTCAGCAACCCTTGTCAAAATAGTGCCGAATGTAAAGATATGGTATATGGATACAATTGTGCGTGCTTGCCAGGGTTTACAGGGATAAACTGTGAAACTGACATCGATGAGTGTAAGAGTAACCCTTGCAAGCATGGAGGAACGTGCTTTGATAGAACAGATGGGTTCATTTGCTCATGCTCTCAAGGTTTTAAAGGACCGTTATGCAATCTCGGACCAAATGACTGCACTTACAACAACTGTGTTAACAATGCAACTTGCTTTGAGGACTTTCCAAACTACAG GTGTCAGTGCCCTTCAGGATACAATGGAATTTTATGTCATACAGATGTGGATGAATGCACCCAATTCGAAAATGTGTGTCTACCGGGATCAGAATGCATTAATACTATTGGAGGATACCAGTGTGAAGAAGTACCAACAGAAGAAGTTCCTCCGAGCGGCATCTGTCAGAATCAAATGTGTAGAAATGGCGGAACTTGCTCGCTCTACGGAAACACCTACGT GTGCGACTGTCTAGAGGATTTTCGTGGAGATCTGTGCGAGGTTCCCACAACATTTGACTGCGCTTTTTCACTGTGTCAAAATGGCGGCACGTGTGTAAAAACCATAGAGAGTGACGGCAGGCAAACTTCAAAGTGTGACTGTGAACAAAACTACATTGGTGATACGTGTCAAACAA ATTTGCTTGGAACTTTCTACTCCATCGAGCTGGAAGATCACATCCAGAATTTCGACGGTCTTACTAACAGATTAAGCAATCTTCTCGGTATCGCACTCAACAGGTCTAATGCCATCATCACGGTTATATTATACAACAGTACTTATCATACTGCCTACACAGG GCAAAACTACACATCGATTGGGTTCTACGCTTTCATTGAAGATGATATAGTAGCAGATGTGAACATTTCTAGGGGGCTCTCTGCTATGAGCATTGAATCCCAAGATGCCATTATTCATCCCTTTAAGATCTTCGTCCTCAGAAATAAAGAGGAGCGTGGTGGACCG GCAGTTGGGATGCAATCGTGGATAATCGGTCTAATTGTCGTGCTGGTTATCATCGTTCTCGTCTTAGTCATACTATGGGCAGCATATGTCAGGAG AGTTCGTATAAGACGGAAGATGGCCGTACCCGATTCCGTGGCAGGATCGGAAGGGTATACTCGGAGTGTATCTGTTACTGACTCAATGGTTGCGGCAATGGGTGCAGAAGCAGATCAACATAGGTTAGTCAGACCGTCTATAACAGATCAACATGTCTTTGACAACCCAGTCTATGAAGAGGTTTGGGAATCTGCAGGAGGTGCTTGTGGATACTCGGGGAAAGAAACTGAAGACAGTGTCGTACTACCTTTCCCAAGACGGGCTGTCAGTAACGTGTACCATGGCGTAAACGATGGGACCGTCCGTCATCAGGAATAG